In Passer domesticus isolate bPasDom1 chromosome 1, bPasDom1.hap1, whole genome shotgun sequence, one DNA window encodes the following:
- the AFG3L2 gene encoding AFG3-like protein 2 isoform X2 → MAHRYLLLARGGGCRRGLPGAPLQQLLGGRGLLAGTRPCLAQLCDQVTPGVTADRSTVLASVIAACRRLFSQPPKGFEKYFPNGKKSNGTKGTPGETKETKQAASRQPSGTSSGGGGSGGKKGGKKEETNWWTRLQKGDIPWDVREFRMYVVGSSFFWTMVVYYFFFRVPGREITWKDFVNNYLSKGLVDRLEVVNKRFVRVIFVPGKSPHEWYVWFNIGSVDTFERNLETVQQDLGIEVENRLPVVYSTESDGSFLLSLLPTILIIGSLLYTLRRGPAGLGRAGRGMGGLFSVGETTAKVLKDEIDVKFKDVAGCEEAKLEIMEFVNFLKNPKQYEDLGAKIPKGAILTGPPGTGKTLLAKATAGEANVPFITVNGSEFLEMFVGVGPARVRDLFALARKNAPCILFIDEIDAVGRKRGRGNFGGQSEQENTLNQLLVEMDGFNTTTNVVILAGTNRPDILDPALMRPGRFDRQIYIGPPDIKGRASIFKVHLRPLKLDTILNKDNLARKLASLTPGFSGADIANVCNEAALIAARHLSDAINQKHFEQAIERVIGGLEKKTQVLQPEEKKTVAYHEAGHAVAGWFLEHADPLLKVSIIPRGKGLGYAQYLPKEQYLYTKEQLLDRMCMTLGGRVSEQIFFGRITTGAQDDLKKVTQSAYAQIVQFGMNEKVGQISFDLPRQGDMVLEKPYSEATARLIDEEVRSLINIAYERTLNLLTEKKAEVEKVALRLLEKEVLDKSDMLDLLGPRPFAEKSTYEEFVEGTGSLDEDTSLPEGLKDWNKEREKEKEETTDEQVARQIRGGMPF, encoded by the exons CTCTGTGACCAAGTTACCCCTGGAGTTACTGCTGATAGAAGCACTGTTTTGGCAAGTGTAATCGCTGCTTGCAGAAGGCTTTTCTCTCAACCTCCTAAAG GATTTGAAAAGTATTTTCCCAATGGGAAGAAATCTAATGGAACTAAAGGTACCCCTGGAGAAACAAAAG aaaCAAAGCAAGCTGCTTCTAGACAACCCAGTGGAACTAGTAGTGGAGGAGGTGGGAGTGGTGGAAAAAAAGGAGGCAAGAAAGAAGAAACTAACTGGTGGACCAGATTACAGAAG GGTGACATTCCATGGGATGTCAGGGAGTTTCGGATGTATGTAGTGGGAAGTTCTTTTTTCTGGACAATGGTTGTATACTACTTCTTCTTCAGGGTCCCTGGGAGAGAAATCACCTGGAAAGACTTTGTCAACAACTACCTTTCTAAAGGATTG GTGGACAGACTTGAAGTGGTGAACAAGCGCTTTGTTAGAGTCATCTTTGTTCCTGGAAAGTCTCCTCATGAATGG TACGTCTGGTTTAATATCGGTAGTGTGGACACCTTTGAACGGAATCTGGAGACTGTGCAGCAAGATCTGGGAATAGAAGTGGAGAACAGATTGCCTGTAGTCTACTCAACAGAGAGTGATGG ATCATTTCTCCTCAGTTTGCTGCCTACAATTCTGATTATTGGTTCATTGCTGTACACATTAAGAAGAGGTCCTGCAGGCTTGGGTCGGGCAGGGCGTGGAATGGGTGGACTTTTCAGTGTTGGTGAAACTACTGCCAAAGTCCTTAAGGATGAAATAGATGTTAAATTCAAAGATGTAGCTGGCTGTGAGGAGGCCAAATTAGAGATAATGGAGTTTGTTAACTTcctgaaaaatcccaaacagTATGAGGATCTGGGAGCAAAAATTCCAAAG GGGGCAATTCTGACAGGTCCTCCAGGTACTGGGAAAACACTTCTGGCTAAAGCTACAGCTGGAGAAGCCAATGTGCCGTTTATCACTGTCAATGGCTCAGAGTTCTTAGAGATGTTTGTTGGTGTGGGTCCAGCACGA GTTAGAGACTTATTTGCTCTGGCTCGTAAAAATGCCCCGTGCATTCTCTTCATTGACGAAATAGATGCAGTAGGGAGGAAGAGAGGAAGGGGCAACTTTGGAGGACAGAGTGAGCAAGAGAACACACTCAATCAGCTTTTAGTAGAAATGGATG GATTCAATACAACCACAAATGTAGTCATTTTGGCAGGTACTAACAGGCCAGATATTTTAGACCCTGCTCTGATGAGACCAGGACGCTTTGACAGGCAGATTTACATTG GACCCCCAGATATAAAAGGAAGAGCATCCATTTTCAAAGTTCACCTTAGACCTCTGAAATTAGACACTATCTTAAATAAGGACAACCTAGCAAGAAAGCTTGCATCACTAACACCTGGGTTTTCTG GTGCTGATATTGCTAATGTTTGTAATGAAGCTGCTTTAATTGCTGCAAGGCatctctcagatgcgataaACCAAAAGCATTTTGAGCAAGCAATTGAAAGAGTTATTGGAG gTTTGGAAAAGAAAACTCAAGTACTCCAGCCAGAGGAGAAAAAGACAGTAGCATATCACGAGGCAGGGCATGCAGTTGCAGGGTGGTTTTTGGAACATGCTGACCCCCTGTTAAAG GTATCTATTATTCCACGTGGTAAAGGCCTGGGTTACGCTCAGTATTTGCCCAAAGAACAGTATCTTTATACCAAAGAGCAGCTACTGGACAGAATGTGCATGACTCTGGGAGGACGTGTGTCTGAGCAAATCTTCTTTGGAAGAATTACAACTGGTGCCCAAGATGACTTGAAGAAGGTGACCCAGAGTGCATATGCTCAG attgTTCAGTTTGGTATGAATGAAAAAGTGGGGCAGATTTCCTTTGACCTCCCTCGTCAAGGAGACATGGTCTTAGAGAAGCCTTACAGTGAGGCAACTGCCAGGTTGATAGATGAAGAAGTGCGGTCGCTAATTAACATTGCTTATGAAAGGACATTAAATCTCCTGACTGAGAAGAAAGCAGAAGTGGAGAAG GTTGCCCTGCGGCTGCTGGAGAAGGAAGTGCTTGATAAAAGTGACATGCTAGACTTGCTTGGCCCAAGACCATTTGCAGAAAAATCTACTTACGAAGAATTTGTGGAAGGTACAGGAAGTTTGGATGAGGATACTTCACTACCAGAAGGCCTTAAAGACTGGAACAAAGAgcgtgaaaaagaaaaagaggagacAACAGATGAACAGGTCGCTAGGCAGATCAGAGGAGGGATGCCATTTTAA
- the TUBB6 gene encoding tubulin beta-6 chain: MREIVHIQAGQCGNQIGTKFWEVISDEHGIDPAGVYVGDSALQLERINVYYNESSSHKFVPRAVLLDLEPGTMDSVRSGLFGQLFRPDNFIFGQTGAGNNWAKGHYTEGAELVDSVLDVVRKECEHCDCLQGFQLTHSLGGGTGSGMGTLLISKIREEYPDRIMNTFSVMPSPKVSDTVVEPYNATLSVHQLVENTDETYCIDNEALYDICFRTLKLTTPTYGDLNHLVSATMSGVTTSLRFPGQLNADLRKLAVNMVPFPRLHFFMPGFAPLTARGSQQYRALTVPELTQQMFDAKNMMAACDPRHGRYLTVATVFRGPMSMKEVDEQMLAIQNKNSSYFVEWIPNNVKVAVCDIPPRGLKMASTFIGNSTAIQELFKRISEQFSAMFRRKAFLHWFTGEGMDEMEFTEAESNMNDLVSEYQQYQEATANDGDEAFEDDEEEINE; encoded by the exons ATGAGGGAGATCGTGCACATCCAGGCGGGACAGTGCGGAAACCAGATCGGGACCAAG TTTTGGGAAGTGATAAGTGATGAGCATGGCATTGACCCAGCCGGAGTCTATGTCGGTGACTCAGCGCTGCAGCTGGAAAGGATCAATGTCTACTACAATGAATCATCTT CCCACAAATTTGTGCCCAGAGCAGTCTTGCTGGACTTGGAGCCGGGAACGATGGATAGTGTGCGGTCTGGTCTTTTTGGCCAGCTCTTTCGGCCTGATAATTTCATCTTTG GACAAACTGGTGCAGGAAACAACTGGGCTAAAGGACACTATACAGAAGGGGCAGAGCTGGTTGACTCTGTGCTTGACGTAGTAAGAAAAGAGTGCGAACACTGCGATTGCTTGCAAGGATTTCAGCTCACCCACTCCCTGGGAGGAGGGACAGGGTCTGGCATGGGAACCCTACTCATCAGCAAGATCCGAGAGGAGTACCCGGACAGGATAATGAATACCTTCAGTGTCATGCCTTCTCCTAAGGTGTCTGACACAGTGGTGGAGCCCTACAACGCTACGCTTTCGGTCCACCAGCTGGTAGAAAACACGGATGAAACCTACTGCATCGACAATGAAGCTCTGTACGACATCTGCTTCCGCACCCTGAAGCTCACCACCCCCACCTACGGAGATTTAAACCACTTGGTCTCCGCCACCATGAGTGGGGTGACCACGTCCCTGCGTTTTCCAGGCCAGCTCAACGCCGACCTCCGGAAGCTGGCAGTAAATATGGTGCCCTTCCCGCGCCTTCACTTCTTCATGCCAGGCTTCGCTCCTTTGACGGCGCGGGGCAGCCAACAATACCGAGCGCTGACGGTGCCAGAGCTGACCCAGCAGATGTTCGATGCCAAGAACATGATGGCAGCCTGTGACCCGAGGCACGGCCGGTACTTGACGGTGGCCACCGTCTTCCGCGGCCCCATGTCCATGAAGGAGGTGGACGAGCAGATGTTGGCCATCCAGAACAAGAACAGCAGCTACTTCGTGGAGTGGATCCCCAACAATGTCAAGGTGGCGGTGTGTGACATACCTCCCCGTGGCCTCAAGATGGCCTCCACCTTCATTGGCAACAGCACTGCCATCCAGGAGCTCTTCAAAAGGATCTCGGAGCAGTTTTCCGCCATGTTCAGGAGAAAGGCCTTCCTCCACTGGTTCACAGGAGAGGGAATGGATGAAATGGAATTTACAGAAGCAGAAAGCAACATGAATGACCTGGTTTCAGAGTATCAGCAATACCAAGAAGCAACAGCAAATGATGGAGATGAAGCGtttgaagatgatgaagaagagATCAATGAATGA
- the AFG3L2 gene encoding AFG3-like protein 2 isoform X1, producing MNDSMPRVVLVCTPVIKSSLICKNGFCLQLLYLDYSTEFPFTEIVLEVLVPDGCLLSCKDTWSHVFRTCCFSLCDQVTPGVTADRSTVLASVIAACRRLFSQPPKGFEKYFPNGKKSNGTKGTPGETKETKQAASRQPSGTSSGGGGSGGKKGGKKEETNWWTRLQKGDIPWDVREFRMYVVGSSFFWTMVVYYFFFRVPGREITWKDFVNNYLSKGLVDRLEVVNKRFVRVIFVPGKSPHEWYVWFNIGSVDTFERNLETVQQDLGIEVENRLPVVYSTESDGSFLLSLLPTILIIGSLLYTLRRGPAGLGRAGRGMGGLFSVGETTAKVLKDEIDVKFKDVAGCEEAKLEIMEFVNFLKNPKQYEDLGAKIPKGAILTGPPGTGKTLLAKATAGEANVPFITVNGSEFLEMFVGVGPARVRDLFALARKNAPCILFIDEIDAVGRKRGRGNFGGQSEQENTLNQLLVEMDGFNTTTNVVILAGTNRPDILDPALMRPGRFDRQIYIGPPDIKGRASIFKVHLRPLKLDTILNKDNLARKLASLTPGFSGADIANVCNEAALIAARHLSDAINQKHFEQAIERVIGGLEKKTQVLQPEEKKTVAYHEAGHAVAGWFLEHADPLLKVSIIPRGKGLGYAQYLPKEQYLYTKEQLLDRMCMTLGGRVSEQIFFGRITTGAQDDLKKVTQSAYAQIVQFGMNEKVGQISFDLPRQGDMVLEKPYSEATARLIDEEVRSLINIAYERTLNLLTEKKAEVEKVALRLLEKEVLDKSDMLDLLGPRPFAEKSTYEEFVEGTGSLDEDTSLPEGLKDWNKEREKEKEETTDEQVARQIRGGMPF from the exons ATGAATGACAGCATGCCAAGGGTAGTTCTAGTGTGCACCCCAGTAATCAAAAGTTCTTTAATATGCAAAAATGGGTTTTGTTTACAGCTACTGTACCTTGACTATAGTACTGAATTTCCCTTCACAGAAATAGTCCTGGAGGTGTTAGTTCCAGATGGATGTTTGCTGTCTTGCAAGGATACTTGGAGTCATGTTTTCAGGACCTGTTGCTTTTCA CTCTGTGACCAAGTTACCCCTGGAGTTACTGCTGATAGAAGCACTGTTTTGGCAAGTGTAATCGCTGCTTGCAGAAGGCTTTTCTCTCAACCTCCTAAAG GATTTGAAAAGTATTTTCCCAATGGGAAGAAATCTAATGGAACTAAAGGTACCCCTGGAGAAACAAAAG aaaCAAAGCAAGCTGCTTCTAGACAACCCAGTGGAACTAGTAGTGGAGGAGGTGGGAGTGGTGGAAAAAAAGGAGGCAAGAAAGAAGAAACTAACTGGTGGACCAGATTACAGAAG GGTGACATTCCATGGGATGTCAGGGAGTTTCGGATGTATGTAGTGGGAAGTTCTTTTTTCTGGACAATGGTTGTATACTACTTCTTCTTCAGGGTCCCTGGGAGAGAAATCACCTGGAAAGACTTTGTCAACAACTACCTTTCTAAAGGATTG GTGGACAGACTTGAAGTGGTGAACAAGCGCTTTGTTAGAGTCATCTTTGTTCCTGGAAAGTCTCCTCATGAATGG TACGTCTGGTTTAATATCGGTAGTGTGGACACCTTTGAACGGAATCTGGAGACTGTGCAGCAAGATCTGGGAATAGAAGTGGAGAACAGATTGCCTGTAGTCTACTCAACAGAGAGTGATGG ATCATTTCTCCTCAGTTTGCTGCCTACAATTCTGATTATTGGTTCATTGCTGTACACATTAAGAAGAGGTCCTGCAGGCTTGGGTCGGGCAGGGCGTGGAATGGGTGGACTTTTCAGTGTTGGTGAAACTACTGCCAAAGTCCTTAAGGATGAAATAGATGTTAAATTCAAAGATGTAGCTGGCTGTGAGGAGGCCAAATTAGAGATAATGGAGTTTGTTAACTTcctgaaaaatcccaaacagTATGAGGATCTGGGAGCAAAAATTCCAAAG GGGGCAATTCTGACAGGTCCTCCAGGTACTGGGAAAACACTTCTGGCTAAAGCTACAGCTGGAGAAGCCAATGTGCCGTTTATCACTGTCAATGGCTCAGAGTTCTTAGAGATGTTTGTTGGTGTGGGTCCAGCACGA GTTAGAGACTTATTTGCTCTGGCTCGTAAAAATGCCCCGTGCATTCTCTTCATTGACGAAATAGATGCAGTAGGGAGGAAGAGAGGAAGGGGCAACTTTGGAGGACAGAGTGAGCAAGAGAACACACTCAATCAGCTTTTAGTAGAAATGGATG GATTCAATACAACCACAAATGTAGTCATTTTGGCAGGTACTAACAGGCCAGATATTTTAGACCCTGCTCTGATGAGACCAGGACGCTTTGACAGGCAGATTTACATTG GACCCCCAGATATAAAAGGAAGAGCATCCATTTTCAAAGTTCACCTTAGACCTCTGAAATTAGACACTATCTTAAATAAGGACAACCTAGCAAGAAAGCTTGCATCACTAACACCTGGGTTTTCTG GTGCTGATATTGCTAATGTTTGTAATGAAGCTGCTTTAATTGCTGCAAGGCatctctcagatgcgataaACCAAAAGCATTTTGAGCAAGCAATTGAAAGAGTTATTGGAG gTTTGGAAAAGAAAACTCAAGTACTCCAGCCAGAGGAGAAAAAGACAGTAGCATATCACGAGGCAGGGCATGCAGTTGCAGGGTGGTTTTTGGAACATGCTGACCCCCTGTTAAAG GTATCTATTATTCCACGTGGTAAAGGCCTGGGTTACGCTCAGTATTTGCCCAAAGAACAGTATCTTTATACCAAAGAGCAGCTACTGGACAGAATGTGCATGACTCTGGGAGGACGTGTGTCTGAGCAAATCTTCTTTGGAAGAATTACAACTGGTGCCCAAGATGACTTGAAGAAGGTGACCCAGAGTGCATATGCTCAG attgTTCAGTTTGGTATGAATGAAAAAGTGGGGCAGATTTCCTTTGACCTCCCTCGTCAAGGAGACATGGTCTTAGAGAAGCCTTACAGTGAGGCAACTGCCAGGTTGATAGATGAAGAAGTGCGGTCGCTAATTAACATTGCTTATGAAAGGACATTAAATCTCCTGACTGAGAAGAAAGCAGAAGTGGAGAAG GTTGCCCTGCGGCTGCTGGAGAAGGAAGTGCTTGATAAAAGTGACATGCTAGACTTGCTTGGCCCAAGACCATTTGCAGAAAAATCTACTTACGAAGAATTTGTGGAAGGTACAGGAAGTTTGGATGAGGATACTTCACTACCAGAAGGCCTTAAAGACTGGAACAAAGAgcgtgaaaaagaaaaagaggagacAACAGATGAACAGGTCGCTAGGCAGATCAGAGGAGGGATGCCATTTTAA